In one window of Leguminivora glycinivorella isolate SPB_JAAS2020 chromosome 10, LegGlyc_1.1, whole genome shotgun sequence DNA:
- the LOC125230349 gene encoding uncharacterized protein LOC125230349, producing the protein MGHWSDTFYGHSNFPLLTYTVSNTENQDHGIEDTVPYHSNIVVINCLNFEEFEDSLRKTAESPYWHPLGNVILQFRTIQNDITVAKIFFALWYFKCPNAAIIQYDDDNEVLYLSSFEPYLYENYTLPLVFGCRTTRKIGIPIDGFQNGLTCEEGCYNVSSQSTFRANNLGTCIGFHSQSIPYSELKIVKTPDLFKPKGKDLHGFPLRAFTTEIKPFLTIEEEANNTYTIGARDGELWKAMAKYMNFTIDLSPSVGVMKLPFNFELNIQHIFSFGHRKADLFLIPIYQMDLIIVELDQTFIIADSGVCLAAPRAEFETILFDFKLLQNNYIMIIKFIFSFVGSWIVFSFFNFAEKSDISLDQIGKDFLNSVRNTLIISLLNPPKKGSFKIFLGFSLWSYFVLNFASQAAITSFFTAMKKGKEVETFEDVIERGYIIEGMASPDVVLPDTEEKFRKINSKLVPINNLFTCIERMKNDTRRFCLIDCEVGRYLEQNELNYKGQQYLHIIKDKVHNHYLNMIFSKHSALTEQFNKHMMAIFEGGLVRKWEQYRFSELKQEIPVKPLGMEELSSIFKCYFLFLGFTFILFILEITLGSLNRIVKNKSTGN; encoded by the coding sequence ATGGGACATTGGTCAGACACGTTTTATGGTCACAGTAACTTTCCTTTGTTAACATACACAGTGTCCAACACTGAAAACCAAGATCACGGTATAGAAGATACGGTACCATATCATTCAAATATTGTTGTTATCAATTGTTTAAACTTTGAAGAATTTGAGGATTCTTTAAGAAAGACAGCTGAAAGTCCCTATTGGCATCCTTTAGGCAATGTTATTCTTCAGTTTAGAACAATCCAAAACGATATAACTGTAGCAAAAATATTCTTTGCTTTGTGGTATTTCAAATGTCCAAATGCTGCAATAATACAATACGACGATGATAATGAAGTATTATATTTGTCAAGTTTCGAGCcttatttgtatgaaaactaCACTCTTCCATTGGTATTTGGATGCAGGACAACAAGAAAAATCGGCATACCAATTGATGGATTTCAAAATGGTTTAACGTGTGAAGAAGGATGTTATAATGTATCTTCTCAATCTACATTTCGAGCTAATAATCTGGGCACTTGCATCGGATTTCATAGTCAATCTATACCTTATAGTGaattaaaaattgtaaaaactccTGATTTGTTTAAGCCTAAAGGCAAGGATCTTCACGGTTTTCCTTTACGGGCATTTACAACAGAAATTAAACCATTTCTTACAATCGAAGAGGAAGCGAATAATACATACACCATTGGAGCAAGGGATGGCGAATTATGGAAAGCTATGGCAAAATACATGAATTTCACCATTGATCTTTCTCCGAGTGTTGGCGTCATGAAACTACCATTCAATTTCGAATTGAATATTCAACACATTTTTTCATTCGGGCATAGGAAAGCGGATCTTTTCCTTATACCGATATATCAAATGGATTTAATTATTGTAGAATTGGATCAAACATTTATCATTGCTGATAGTGGAGTTTGTTTAGCAGCCCCAAGAGCAGAATTTGAAACCATTTTATTTGATTTCAAACTCTTACAAAACAATTACATTATGATCATCAAATTTATTTTCAGTTTTGTAGGATCTTGGATAGTGTTCTCTTTTTTTAACTTTGCCGAAAAGAGCGACATAAGTTTAGACCAAATAGgtaaagattttttaaattctgTACGAAATACTCTAATTATTTCATTATTGAATCCTCCTAAAAAGGGAtcctttaaaatatttttaggttTTAGCCTGTGGAGCTACTTTGTTTTAAATTTCGCCTCTCAAGCAGCTATTACTTCTTTTTTCACGGCAATGAAAAAAGGAAAGGAAGTAGAAACTTTCGAAGATGTGATTGAAAGGGGTTATATTATTGAAGGTATGGCTTCACCAGATGTAGTCCTTCCAGATACCGAAGAAAAATTCAGAAAAATTAACTCCAAATTAGTACCAATTAACAATTTATTTACATGTATCGAAAGAATGAAAAATGATACCAGAAGATTTTGTCTTATAGATTGTGAAGTAGGACGATATTTGGAACAAAATGAATTAAATTATAAAGGCCAACAATACTTACATATAATAAAAGACAAAGTACATAATCACTatttaaatatgatattttCTAAACATTCAGCCTTAACGGAGCAATTTAACAAACACATGATGGCAATATTTGAAGGAGGCCTTGTTAGAAAATGGGAACAATATCGTTTTAGTGAACTAAAACAAGAGATTCCTGTaaaacctttaggcatggaagaACTTTCAAGTATTTTTAAATGCTATTTTCTTTTTTTGGGTTTCACTTTTATATTGTTCATTCTCGAAATAACCTTAGGTAGTTTAAACagaattgtaaaaaataaaagtacaggAAATTGA